A region of the Echeneis naucrates chromosome 22, fEcheNa1.1, whole genome shotgun sequence genome:
GTGCATCCATGTGCTGGGTGAAAGCAAACTAAATTATTCTATGTATGATCATGGGCAAAGATATGAAGGTTTTTcatcaaaaagataaaaatatgaaCGTTGTGTATTTATAAACATGACAAACTTGCTCTTCAGAATTTCCATACTAATTGTTGCATAACAATTAGGTGTTGGTGTTGGTTTTATTGTTGAGGGAACAGCCTTCGTTAACATTTACTTTGTTTGATAGAGACTTAATATTGTGTGATAGACTTTTATATcacatcatttgtttttaactcaCCCAATGCCAGTGCTTGTgccttttttatacattttttttttcacctataaaaatacaaagagaagGGGATTTCTTTCAGTCTAGATTTGTACCTGTGGACAGGATAAGATTGTGACAGTAAAATTGAAAGTGTTGTATGAGCATGAGTAAGATTTTACAAATCCTCTGGTGTAAATTACAGCCTTAATTAAAAGTTAATTAAAGGTTTTGTTTCATGCGGGTCAGATCAATGGAGTGGAACTGGTGGACCTGGCACACAAATCTGCAGTGGACCTGTTCAGGACAGCAGGGGAGGATGTGGAGCTCCGTGTTCTGAAAAAGGTAGGAGGCATGAGGCTTAAAGTTATTTCTTTCCagcactgaaatgtttttcaacATGCTATAGAGTTATAGAGTGTCTCAGTCACgaattgagaaaataaaggaTGCAAAACATGAACTGATCACAAGAAGCCAACCTAACCACAGTTGTCCATGGAAAGCTAATGTTTTGGCCActtctgtttccttttgtttagcTTTCCAGGGCAGTGTTTTCTGAATAACTTTATCAGTGAACTATGTTCCGCTACTAAGAATTGCAGGTGAAGTCGGAACAAACATActccacaggaaaaaaaaaaaaaaaactgaaaacaaagacataGCAGTCTGCTGAGCTTCTGAAACCAAACCATACACATagtgttttatttctattcatCATAAAACCCACATATCTAATGGTCAGATAGCGCACTGCTCTTTCGGGTTGCATTAAGGCTACTTGTCCGTTCTTTGGGTACAGTAGCACTTTGTCAGCAAATTGAATCCATGGATCCAGTCGCAGTCAAATTTCCGTTGGCCTCTTTCTTATCTACTTGGGATTTGCTggattctgaatatgtggcacatgttttcacagcaaacaTTATTCAGTTTCTCATAGACTGAAAGTTTGATCAGTTTAGCGTTTCACTTTGAGACTTTGGGAAAGttctttcatgtatttattttcatgttgtaGTGAAAAAACAAGTCCAATATTTTAGAATCTGCTGCCAAACAGAAACCTGGTTAACCTTGAAGTTCACTGCATTCTGTAGGTTTagcaacaaattaaaatacatgttttaaAGCTCTTAAGAATAATTTCAATTTCAGAAATATCATATTTACTATTTTAACCTTCTCCCATTGGacaatttgatgtttttctttgcttcacaTGAAATTTAGCTGAATATCTTTGGGTTTAAAACTATTTGCAAGACAAAGACATAGTTAAATTTCGGTGGTTAGCTGATTTACAGCATTTATAGATTTGAATTGAAAGCAACAAATGAAATGGATGTGTAAACATCACCTCTGTTGCAGCTGTAATGTTTATTCGTGTTGTCATATCTGTTTTGCAGTCGCCCTCTCACATGAACGGACCTTCGGGCTCACACTCTGACCGCCACTCTGGGTTTTCTCTGGGAATAGTGGCTGCTATTGTGGGAGTTGTCCTCGCTTCATTCATTTACATGCGGCACATGAAGAAAAACTTTTAACTAAGCTTGCAacatacacatataaatatattattatttttaagatCAAACACCTTTGCTACAGGCCAAATAAGTGAAAGAGGGATCTAAAAAGTAGAGCTTATTTTATTTGATCAGTAGGTCTTGGTGTCACCGATGAGTttctccatcttcatctttaATATGTGATTAATGGTAGCTTCTTGACACCCTTCCTATGCAAGAGAATGCTCTCTCACCACAGAGATGACTTCTGATAAATGACTTTATGATGATAAGGGAATGGAGGAGGATATACACATGATATTCCTGCTGCTGGGCTGAGCTGGGCTGAGCGCTGGCACGAACCGTTGTGTATATAAATGACTATTAACACCTTGGGTTGTGTCAAACTGACCAAAACTTCAGGGTTCAGTCACAAACTGAAAGACACTATTGTGTTAAGTCACCTGTGGGTCTGCTCCCCCTTAACTGAGTGCCAGATCTTGTCCAAAGAGGTGCAGTGAGAGGAACCCATTCCAGTTTTGTTGGTTTAAAAAGGTCATGTGAGTTGggcttgattttcattttgctcaTTTGCACAGAATCAGCTGAAGGAGCAGCAAGATCCAGACCGAACTGGAGGTTAGAAGTAAAAACCTGCAGTAGGTCTGATCAGTTGTATCCTATAATGGACTTTGAGTGCCTTTTGTAGCGTTCTCCACATACTTGGTTCTTGTTGCTCTCTATTGTTGatcaaaatgaaagtgaaaccCACTCCATTCATAGATAGCATTAAATTAATGGACACAGATTGTAtctctacttttctttttcttatagTCAAATCCCGTAAATGGTTCCAAACCAACAGTGAAGTAGGTTTAATACTTTGACATTCTTCAGCCATAAGCCCAtttgttaaatgtaaatatttctatataatttcattttctgaaacagCTCAGTAACCCCTAAAAGGAAAAGCCAGGCACTTTAAGAGTTATAAGGGTCTGGTccatgaaatcaaatttatattCTTCTTCAGAGAATCACCAAGTAGTTTCACTTTGAAAGGTTTACAATGAAGTGTCACTTGTTCACTCAGGGTGAGCCATTAAATGTGTGTATAATGTGGTGAGCAGGCCACTTACTCATGTTCGGTCACAGCTAGAGACTCAGAACAATGCTGCCATGTTCACGCCACAGCAATTTTTAAATGTTCTCCTAAGTTTGCATGGAAGTTGGTGCTTGTAGTCACACCACACTTTCCGCAAAGGGATTTGTCTTGTCTGGCGACTATGGAAATTTGAGGATGttgtaagaaagaaaaggagttgttctttttgtgtgaaGGGCCAACAGCATGAAGCAGCTTAAGCCgtttccatgttttgttttttgtttttgttttatttcttttttttgcactaGCCACAATCATGGAACTCCTCCAGCAATGGCCATACACAGCAGGTGAATTGTATAAATATGTGTACTAGGTGTGTTTGTTCACATTTGTCAGTCAGCAGTGCATCAATCACGTCATTGTCTCTGACTGTATATGGCTGTTGCTGTctgtaaatacatttcatgTTGCTCTGCTGATTGGGACTGTGAATATGTGCATTGTACCAGAGAAAGAGATCCGAGTCACTACTAAATTATGCAAATACTGTGTGTTTGACATCCGAGCAACCATTAAAATTCATGTTGAattcacctgttttttttttttttttttttgtttagactCAGAGAATTCATGTCTCTTAATTAATGGTCTCCTTAGAGCATTCCAGTGATAGACTGTAATCCCACCCGATCAAAGATGGATGTAAAGATAAGGTTGGTTAAAATATAGTAGTAGTAAACACACAGTCAATCTTATGAAGTATTGTTTAAATGATGGGGCAGATTAAAAAGAGCTTTGGTTTGACCTCAACTTGTAATTAACTatgagaaagattttttttttttgggggggggacaGTAAGTGAAATTTGTTAGCTATTAATATTCTGAGTTAGTAAATATTAAAGTATGAATTTTCAAGTGAAGgtgtaaatgtttatttttgactCCCTTTGTTGGCTTTAttaagaataattaaaaatatgattGTAAGACACAGTTCCGGATGTTAATGGTTCACCTTCACAATAAGAGTCGACACTGATTTAGGAATATGatcaaatacataaaataaatatacaaaaaagtatttttccaGAATCCAATAAAGCATCCCGTATTGAGTTAGTCTATATAAAAGTATTTAGAATTAAAATATCGCATTTTTGACTAAAACAGATTCTGGGAGAACAAAAATGTCGCAACGTCCGGAAGTCAGCTGTTTACCTTCAGAGTAAAAGTGATCACTGATGCATGAATGTTtatagataaataaaagtgaaaattgtgtttttatacaATTAATGTGTAATAATATTTCTTATTATGGAAAAAATTGAAACTATaccaaatatatattttctttatttaaataaattagacACCTGTTGGTTTGTAGCTTTTAACGATTATAATTAAAGTGTGGCatcattttatgtttaaagaaatgtattattaatgctttttttttttttttttttttttttagaaaacgTGTTTTCGACGCCAGCAGatctttttgttggtttgttggtttgttttttccgGTTGCTGTGAAATGTCTCGTGGAGCTGTGAATGTTTAGAGGTGAATGAGGAGGACGGACGGAGGTGTGTGCTTCGGTACTCCCACCGGCAGCCCGTCTCCATCAGCTGCTGGAGGCAGATATGATGTAATCAGACGCTTCAGCCCGTCCACAGAGCCGGATCCGGATCTGGAGCtccgcacgcacacacacacacacacacacactgggacgGACCGGAGAGCCTCTCTggctgaaatacacacacacacaaacacacacaaaaagccccTCCGAAGAGCCAGCGGGTTGGGCGGACGGTCCGGTGCAGGGTGGAGGGGTCATGTCTCCGGGGCGTCGTGTGGACCGGCCTCCCCTCCTGAAGAGGATGCTGGATGCGGAGGAGCGGTAGCGGgggatgctgctgctggagaacCGGGCTCCCCTCTCAGCTCCGACCGACCGCCATGCACCGGGAGTCCTCCCCCACAGCTGCTCACACATCCTCCGCCTGAAAATGGCTCCGTCGGTCCGCCCCAGCTGCCCCCCTCTCGCCCACGAAGACAGGAGGGCGCCCGCTTCCCATCTCACCACTTGTAGGCCCTTTATGTCGGACGTGGATCGCGCTATCGCCTCTGATTTGGTGTTgtaagctgtttttatttggttagttgcccctcctgcccccccccctacACCCTCTACCACCGGAGCCGGGACACGGGCCGCTGCAGCCCGCGTCGCCCTGCAGGGCTCTGAGCTCCATGCCTCCCTGACCTTCCTTCCCATCATGGCTCTGTGACATCCCTCTGAGCTCCGGTCGGTCCGGTGGTTTTCTCCTCGGCTTTCTACGTGCAGAGCAGTTTCCCGTGCAGTTGCTGCTGCCctgcggaggaggaggaggaggaggaggaggtggtggaggtggaggaaggggGGATGAGCAGCCTCCATCCGCCCAGGAGACGCCCGCCGTCCGCCGCCGCTGTGCACCGTGCGGCCCTGTGCTGACGACCTTAAAGACGTGGAGGGTGGAGGACGGCCGCCTTTCCAGCTCAGGTTTAAACCATGGCCAATGAACCTGTCATCCTTAACGTGTATGATATGGTAAGCATGCCTCTGAGccaaactgacacacactgatttaGTGTTAACGTTTATGcaccaccacagacacacacctgtttcAGTTGTGCACTCACCAGCTATTTTTGTGTTGCAAAGAGCTCAGCTGGACCCAAAGATGACACTGAAATAAGTTTGTTTCTTATTTAACACTCCCTGTTAGAGGAGGATTATGGGCTCTGATATATGGTGAGCAGTCACACCCACGTTCAAAGATTTACtgcaacacaaagtgaaaagctgcacagtgtgtgtgcgagcGAGAGTGGCctcacagctgctgtgctgcagacaTGCATTGTGTTCTCCATTCTCTGCTAAGCAGCAGAAGATCCTCCAGTGATACCTGAATGGAAAGAACTGAAGTCCATATCTAGTTTGACTGTTCCTAATTCAGTTTCCCTCCACACTCTGACCTCTGTCGCTCTGCCCTCAGCTCACatgatacacacacaacagcaaaggaCAACGATCCTCTTTCAGTCATGTGCACACTGTCTGGTCTTCACACACTGTTTTGCTGAACTGTGTCCTGTGTGAGCATTGTGCAACATGTTGCTC
Encoded here:
- the synj2bp gene encoding synaptojanin-2-binding protein, which codes for MNGSVHSSSRVVDISLKRGPTGLGFNIVGGVDQQFVVDDSGIYVSKIKEDGAAGIDGRLQEGDKILAINGVELVDLAHKSAVDLFRTAGEDVELRVLKKSPSHMNGPSGSHSDRHSGFSLGIVAAIVGVVLASFIYMRHMKKNF